Proteins from a single region of Candidatus Syntrophoarchaeum caldarius:
- a CDS encoding nucleotidyltransferase — MNTIDEILKEIEEHRDVIRRFGVKRIGIFGSYTRGEENEESDIDILVEFEKDKKTFDSYIGLKLFLEDMYKKKIDLVISEAVKPKLRPYILGSVKYAKGL, encoded by the coding sequence ATGAATACAATAGATGAAATATTGAAGGAAATTGAGGAGCACAGGGATGTGATACGGAGATTTGGGGTTAAAAGAATAGGAATATTTGGATCGTATACAAGAGGTGAAGAGAACGAGGAGAGTGATATCGATATACTGGTAGAGTTTGAGAAAGATAAGAAGACGTTTGATAGTTACATCGGTCTAAAGCTTTTTCTTGAGGATATGTACAAAAAAAAAATCGATCTTGTAATTTCTGAGGCTGTGAAACCCAAACTTCGTCCATATATTCTTGGTAGTGTGAAGTATGCAAAGGGATTATAG
- a CDS encoding leucyl-tRNA synthetase yields MKRYEFKQIESKWQRIWEEGRVYEVDPGQGEKFYLNVAYPYPSGAMHIGHGRTYTVPDVIARFKRMQGYNVLFPMGFHVTGTPVIGVSNRIARGDKEAIKLYRDVYRVPKDVMERFVDPNEIVSYFSSNYTAIMKSMGLSIDWRRRFTTVDPQYSRFITWQYNQLKAKGLVAKGEHPVKYCPNCDNPIGDHDLLSGEKATISEFTIIKFHLPDGTVIPTATLRSETLYGVTNLWINPDGDYVTVLLKNKNERWLLSREAAEKLKYQDFDLEIESLVKGSRFIDRMVKNPLNDEMVEILPAKFVDVDMGTGIVMSVPAHAPFDYIALRDLQDAGKYRDIHPIPVIRIEGYGKIPAADVVDRMKIKNQEDEKLADATEELYAAEFNRGVMLQEFGGEGVATARERVKKILTGRGDAAVMYEFSERPVMCRCNTSAVIKLLKDQWFVRYSDKDWKASVKECIRNRTKLIPAELESEFLRTVDWLNDWACTRKVGLGTPLPWDPAWIIEPLSDSTIYMAYYTIAHHLKEIDPELLDDQVFDSIFLGKDGVCRIDPELLADMQAEFLYWYPYNYRLSAKDLISNHLTFQLFHHTAIFRDEHLPEGIVVFGIGLLEGEKMSSSKGNVILLSDAIEKYGADTVRAFLMGSAEPWQDFDWRDEQVIATRRHLERFWNTVNEIIEMGDGKKELESIDYWLLNRLQNRIKAATDALERFSTRSAFQETFFGIESDLRWYRRRTVISRSGAIWTMQYLVDCWVRLLAPFVPFITAELMSLMGKSDPSNEKLPVLNEEFVNPEFELEERLVETTYNDINEILKVTKIKPQRIILYSAPLWKQELRKIILSKRKEGRVEMGDVMKEVMRDPVMQKRGKEVSKLIKRMIDEYQGIDEQEIDLLLSREINEYEVLSAAAEFFQREFNAHVSVFDAEDPSYDPARKSIHAYPMKPAIFLE; encoded by the coding sequence ATGAAAAGATACGAGTTCAAGCAGATAGAATCAAAATGGCAGCGTATCTGGGAAGAGGGACGGGTGTATGAAGTAGATCCGGGCCAGGGTGAAAAGTTTTACCTGAATGTTGCATATCCATATCCCTCCGGCGCGATGCACATCGGGCATGGTAGAACGTACACTGTACCTGACGTTATAGCGAGGTTTAAGCGGATGCAGGGGTATAATGTTCTCTTCCCGATGGGTTTTCATGTGACGGGCACACCCGTGATCGGGGTCTCCAACAGGATAGCAAGGGGGGATAAGGAGGCTATAAAACTTTACAGAGATGTTTACAGGGTTCCAAAGGATGTGATGGAGCGTTTTGTCGATCCAAATGAGATTGTCAGTTATTTCAGCAGCAATTATACAGCAATTATGAAATCAATGGGGCTCTCGATCGACTGGAGGCGGAGGTTCACAACGGTTGATCCGCAGTACAGCAGGTTCATCACATGGCAGTACAATCAGCTGAAGGCAAAGGGGCTTGTGGCAAAGGGTGAGCATCCTGTTAAATACTGTCCTAACTGTGACAACCCGATAGGGGATCATGATCTTCTTTCAGGTGAGAAAGCTACAATCAGTGAGTTTACCATTATCAAGTTCCACCTTCCTGACGGAACTGTGATTCCAACTGCAACACTCCGTTCTGAAACGCTTTACGGTGTTACAAATCTCTGGATAAACCCTGATGGTGATTACGTCACCGTACTCCTTAAAAACAAGAATGAAAGGTGGCTTCTTAGCAGAGAAGCAGCAGAGAAGCTCAAATATCAGGATTTTGACCTTGAGATCGAGTCACTTGTGAAGGGTTCGAGGTTCATCGACAGGATGGTAAAGAATCCCCTGAATGATGAAATGGTGGAGATTTTACCTGCAAAATTTGTTGACGTAGATATGGGCACAGGTATTGTGATGAGCGTCCCTGCACATGCTCCATTTGACTATATCGCACTTCGAGATCTGCAAGATGCTGGAAAGTACAGGGATATTCATCCAATTCCTGTTATCAGGATCGAAGGTTATGGAAAAATTCCAGCTGCCGATGTTGTGGACAGGATGAAGATCAAGAATCAGGAGGATGAGAAACTCGCCGATGCAACCGAAGAGCTTTACGCTGCAGAATTTAACCGTGGTGTGATGTTACAGGAGTTTGGTGGAGAAGGTGTCGCTACGGCGCGAGAGCGGGTTAAAAAAATTCTCACAGGACGCGGGGATGCCGCGGTGATGTATGAGTTCAGTGAGCGCCCTGTTATGTGCAGGTGCAACACGTCTGCCGTCATCAAACTCCTCAAGGATCAGTGGTTTGTTAGATATAGTGACAAGGACTGGAAAGCATCTGTGAAAGAGTGCATCCGTAATCGTACAAAATTGATCCCTGCTGAGCTTGAAAGCGAGTTTTTGAGGACAGTTGACTGGCTCAATGATTGGGCATGCACGAGGAAAGTTGGACTCGGCACACCCCTTCCATGGGACCCCGCCTGGATCATCGAACCGCTGAGTGATTCAACGATCTACATGGCATACTATACGATCGCTCATCACCTGAAAGAGATCGACCCGGAGCTTCTTGATGATCAGGTATTTGACAGTATCTTTCTGGGAAAGGATGGTGTATGCAGGATCGACCCGGAGCTTCTCGCTGATATGCAGGCAGAATTTCTGTACTGGTATCCCTATAATTACAGGCTTTCTGCAAAGGATCTGATCTCAAACCACCTCACATTTCAGCTCTTCCACCACACGGCGATATTCAGAGACGAACATCTTCCAGAAGGGATCGTTGTCTTTGGTATCGGACTTCTCGAAGGTGAGAAAATGAGTTCCTCAAAGGGGAACGTAATACTCTTAAGCGATGCAATCGAGAAGTATGGGGCAGATACAGTCCGTGCTTTTCTGATGGGGTCTGCAGAACCATGGCAGGACTTTGACTGGCGTGATGAGCAGGTTATAGCGACCAGGCGCCACCTCGAGCGGTTCTGGAATACAGTAAACGAGATCATCGAGATGGGGGACGGGAAAAAGGAGCTTGAGTCGATCGATTACTGGCTTCTCAATCGGCTTCAGAATCGAATAAAAGCTGCAACCGATGCACTTGAGAGATTTTCAACAAGAAGTGCTTTTCAGGAGACTTTCTTTGGTATTGAGAGCGATCTCAGGTGGTACAGGCGACGGACTGTAATATCACGATCGGGAGCGATATGGACGATGCAATATCTTGTGGATTGCTGGGTCAGGCTTCTTGCACCGTTTGTACCGTTTATAACAGCAGAGCTTATGAGTTTGATGGGAAAGAGCGATCCGAGCAATGAAAAACTGCCCGTTCTCAACGAAGAGTTTGTAAATCCAGAATTTGAACTTGAAGAACGGCTTGTTGAGACAACCTATAACGATATAAATGAGATCCTGAAGGTTACAAAGATCAAACCCCAGCGGATAATACTCTACTCCGCTCCTCTGTGGAAACAGGAGTTAAGAAAAATCATTCTATCAAAACGAAAAGAAGGTAGGGTTGAGATGGGTGATGTGATGAAGGAAGTTATGAGAGATCCGGTTATGCAAAAACGCGGTAAAGAAGTATCAAAGCTCATAAAGCGCATGATCGATGAGTATCAGGGGATTGACGAGCAGGAGATCGATCTACTTCTCTCACGTGAGATCAACGAATATGAGGTGCTCAGTGCTGCAGCGGAGTTCTTCCAGCGGGAATTTAATGCGCATGTATCGGTATTCGATGCAGAAGATCCTTCATATGATCCTGCCAGAAAGAGCATCCATGCATATCCGATGAAACCGGCAATCTTTCTGGAGTGA
- a CDS encoding Uncharacterized conserved protein UCP019164, methanogenesis: protein MYESFIFEGGSYRHRELVELIEDLGGYIITRRIFAQEAHITFTAPSEDYGMIEEVASNLNGQIREAPLLGTEIAVVTPTITRHHLPHSVCDVAEMLRRRGAQTNVIGLARGVGRRTAQLTSRERQIIEEHDLCLIGLGNFKKCIEEKLEVFRSLKVPVVAHGLPELEVEGIRYVASLGRLPYTFKRLNEIDILKKISDEVAKAIKELKEEIAIDPPFVPPWVVTDELLHQVEDIRYSLAPAPIVQRINGVRIKLPYDDYHRAVENVVISDRKLSEIARIKRSVNRSRILVELIPMSLLNT from the coding sequence ATGTATGAGAGTTTCATCTTTGAGGGTGGATCTTATCGACACCGTGAGCTTGTTGAGCTGATCGAGGATCTTGGTGGATATATCATAACCAGGCGGATCTTTGCTCAGGAAGCGCATATCACATTCACAGCCCCCTCTGAAGATTACGGGATGATAGAAGAGGTTGCATCAAATCTCAATGGACAGATCAGGGAGGCGCCGCTTCTTGGGACTGAGATAGCGGTTGTAACGCCAACCATCACACGCCACCACCTGCCACATTCGGTCTGTGATGTGGCAGAGATGCTGCGTCGCAGGGGTGCACAGACAAACGTTATAGGGCTTGCAAGGGGGGTTGGCAGGCGGACCGCACAGTTAACATCGAGGGAACGGCAGATCATTGAGGAACACGATCTCTGTCTGATCGGGCTCGGAAATTTCAAAAAATGCATCGAGGAGAAGCTTGAGGTATTCAGGAGTTTAAAAGTTCCAGTTGTTGCACATGGTCTTCCCGAGTTAGAGGTGGAGGGTATAAGGTACGTAGCATCGCTGGGAAGGCTTCCGTACACCTTCAAGCGATTGAATGAGATCGACATCCTTAAAAAAATCTCAGATGAGGTTGCAAAGGCAATCAAAGAACTGAAAGAGGAAATTGCAATCGACCCGCCATTTGTTCCGCCATGGGTTGTCACAGATGAACTGCTCCATCAGGTCGAGGACATCAGGTACTCACTCGCACCTGCACCGATTGTACAGCGAATAAACGGAGTCAGGATCAAGCTTCCCTATGATGATTATCATCGGGCAGTTGAAAATGTGGTGATAAGTGATCGAAAGCTCTCTGAGATAGCCAGGATCAAAAGATCGGTCAATCGCAGTAGAATACTTGTGGAGCTTATCCCGATGTCACTTTTAAATACTTGA
- a CDS encoding AMMECR1 domain protein — protein sequence MLSEEEGKEALRLARDAIEAYIRDGKRINPDEYKLSPVFDEKRGVFVTINKQGALRGCIGFPYPVMQLKNAIVEAAISAASSDPRFPSLSPDELEKIELEVTVLTEPIKLDVKPKDRANAIIIGKHGLIVRNGPYQGLLLPQVALEWGWDAVTFLEQTCLKAGLTPDMWLDEKTDVSIFEGQIFREERH from the coding sequence ATGTTGAGTGAAGAAGAGGGCAAAGAAGCACTCAGACTTGCAAGAGATGCAATCGAGGCGTACATAAGGGATGGTAAACGTATAAACCCCGATGAGTACAAACTGTCACCGGTCTTTGATGAGAAACGTGGTGTATTTGTCACGATAAACAAGCAGGGAGCTTTGAGGGGGTGCATTGGATTCCCATATCCCGTGATGCAACTCAAAAATGCGATTGTGGAGGCGGCAATAAGTGCAGCATCAAGTGACCCGCGTTTTCCCTCGCTATCACCCGACGAGCTTGAAAAGATTGAACTTGAGGTTACAGTTCTTACAGAGCCCATAAAACTTGATGTGAAGCCAAAGGATCGGGCAAATGCGATTATTATAGGTAAACATGGTCTGATCGTTCGAAACGGTCCATACCAGGGGCTTCTCCTTCCACAGGTTGCACTCGAATGGGGATGGGATGCAGTAACATTTCTGGAGCAGACCTGTCTAAAAGCAGGGTTAACCCCTGATATGTGGCTCGATGAGAAGACTGATGTCAGCATCTTTGAAGGACAGATCTTCCGTGAAGAACGCCACTGA
- a CDS encoding MarR family transcriptional regulator yields the protein MVKRLFLQDKPAEILLTISEMKHPYTSKVIKQVDTTFAHALKILSAMEELGILKSEKTGRIRMLKLTPYGEKLAKSMNALLMACSQDLDVRTEKKMDAGDQLCFKLDQIYAEEIEGRKRLRHKDRVRISRRLAPYERELKKLEKISKNEDDPVITKIREKIREIKIEKERLTHP from the coding sequence ATGGTTAAACGGCTATTTCTGCAGGATAAGCCAGCCGAGATTCTCCTCACGATATCGGAGATGAAACACCCCTACACATCAAAGGTGATCAAACAGGTGGATACAACCTTTGCACATGCTTTAAAAATCCTGTCGGCGATGGAAGAGCTTGGCATTCTCAAATCTGAAAAGACAGGACGGATCCGGATGCTGAAACTCACACCTTACGGCGAAAAGCTTGCAAAATCCATGAACGCACTCCTTATGGCCTGCAGTCAGGACCTCGATGTGAGGACTGAAAAAAAGATGGATGCTGGAGATCAACTCTGTTTTAAGCTCGATCAGATATACGCCGAGGAGATCGAGGGAAGAAAGCGTTTACGCCATAAGGATCGTGTTAGAATCTCAAGAAGGCTTGCACCTTATGAGCGCGAACTCAAAAAGCTTGAAAAGATCTCCAAAAACGAAGACGATCCTGTAATTACTAAAATAAGAGAAAAAATAAGGGAAATAAAAATAGAAAAGGAAAGACTCACGCATCCTTGA
- a CDS encoding DNA primase, whose protein sequence is MGGWIMQSSDTTKYNIHAKITAEGIVERPDVVGAIFGQTEGLIGDELDLRDLQKTGRIGRIDVNIESKGGKATGEIIIPSSLDRIETVILAASLETIDRVGPCNAKITLDRIDDVRAEKRNLIISRAKELLKNMIEHGSPESQEIAEEVKQAVRVEEITQYGPDKLPAGPHIDDSDAIIIVEGRADVLTLLKYGIKNAIAVEGTNVPPIISELSKIKTVTAFTDSDRGGDLILRELMQIAEIDYIARPPEGKGVEDLTYKEIVKALRNKLPAEQWEILQDKRAANNKNRAENSHTTKHHPHASNRRPPRREVTVRRRTLATPTKAEEKEEAVTKPLESENVKLVLADKAPLTHFNQLLGTKNARLIGRDDEVVTEVSIRELTQALKSVDEIRGVVFDGVITQRIIDIASDKGIEYIFGGKMGSVIKIPVNLKVLTEATFKDA, encoded by the coding sequence ATGGGGGGATGGATAATGCAGAGTAGTGATACCACAAAATATAACATACATGCAAAGATCACAGCAGAAGGCATTGTTGAACGTCCCGATGTGGTTGGTGCGATATTTGGTCAGACCGAGGGTTTGATCGGGGATGAACTGGATCTGAGAGATCTCCAGAAGACAGGCAGAATTGGAAGAATTGATGTGAATATCGAGTCAAAGGGAGGAAAGGCGACGGGTGAGATCATAATACCATCAAGTCTTGATCGGATCGAGACTGTGATACTTGCAGCATCGCTTGAGACGATTGACAGGGTTGGTCCATGCAATGCGAAAATTACGCTTGATCGGATCGATGATGTTCGTGCAGAGAAGCGTAATCTGATCATCTCGCGTGCAAAAGAGCTTTTGAAGAATATGATTGAGCATGGAAGCCCTGAAAGCCAGGAGATTGCAGAAGAGGTAAAGCAGGCGGTTAGAGTTGAGGAAATAACCCAGTATGGCCCGGATAAACTCCCAGCAGGACCACACATCGACGATTCAGATGCAATCATAATTGTAGAGGGAAGGGCCGACGTTCTGACACTTCTTAAATACGGGATAAAAAATGCGATCGCGGTTGAGGGTACAAATGTACCTCCGATCATCAGTGAATTGAGCAAGATCAAGACCGTTACCGCATTCACAGACAGTGATCGTGGCGGTGACCTCATACTGCGTGAGTTGATGCAGATTGCAGAGATCGATTACATTGCGAGACCTCCAGAAGGTAAGGGTGTGGAAGATCTGACCTACAAGGAGATTGTGAAAGCCCTGCGAAACAAGCTGCCAGCAGAGCAGTGGGAGATTTTGCAGGACAAACGAGCAGCAAACAACAAGAACCGCGCTGAAAACAGTCACACCACAAAACATCATCCGCACGCAAGTAATAGAAGACCCCCCAGGCGAGAGGTTACCGTCAGGCGTCGGACACTCGCTACACCGACTAAAGCAGAAGAGAAAGAGGAGGCGGTGACAAAACCGTTAGAAAGTGAAAACGTGAAGCTCGTTCTGGCGGATAAAGCGCCGCTAACACACTTCAATCAACTGCTTGGTACAAAGAATGCGAGGCTGATTGGCAGGGATGATGAAGTTGTAACTGAGGTTTCGATAAGGGAGCTTACACAGGCGTTAAAAAGTGTAGATGAGATCAGAGGCGTTGTATTTGATGGCGTAATCACACAGCGAATCATTGACATCGCATCTGATAAGGGGATCGAGTACATCTTTGGTGGAAAGATGGGAAGCGTCATAAAGATCCCTGTGAACCTGAAAGTGCTGACAGAAGCGACGTTCAAGGATGCGTGA
- a CDS encoding circadian clock protein KaiC: protein MERLSVGIEGIDEMLGGGFPRGHTVLLVGGYGTGKTTFSLQYTYHGLLQGDSAIYITLDQSEKEIVDTAADYGWDLERYIREGKLLVVRFNPADIKVSIERIASELPEIIKNFGTKRLVFDSITLLEILFASEAERREHIFFLANLFKQSGITTILTSESATDDSLHSKYGFIEYVSDGVISLRYIRQCELREVSLALEIVKMRRSAHSRKIRPYSITNEGIVVHSSAELF, encoded by the coding sequence ATGGAACGATTGAGCGTTGGGATCGAGGGAATTGATGAGATGCTTGGAGGAGGATTTCCCAGGGGGCACACAGTCCTTCTCGTTGGTGGATATGGAACAGGGAAGACGACGTTCTCGCTCCAGTATACATACCACGGACTTCTGCAGGGAGATTCAGCGATCTACATCACACTCGACCAGAGCGAGAAGGAGATCGTCGATACCGCAGCGGATTATGGATGGGATCTTGAGAGGTACATCAGAGAGGGTAAGCTGCTTGTGGTGAGGTTTAATCCAGCCGATATAAAGGTCTCGATCGAGCGGATCGCCTCAGAGCTTCCTGAGATAATTAAGAACTTCGGGACAAAGCGGCTTGTATTCGATTCTATAACACTGCTCGAGATACTCTTTGCAAGTGAGGCTGAAAGAAGAGAGCATATCTTTTTTCTCGCAAACCTATTTAAACAGAGTGGAATTACAACGATTCTAACCTCAGAGAGTGCTACCGACGACTCACTCCACTCGAAATACGGCTTTATTGAGTACGTCTCAGATGGCGTCATCTCATTGAGGTACATTCGCCAGTGTGAATTGAGGGAGGTCTCACTCGCACTTGAGATCGTCAAGATGCGCCGAAGTGCTCATTCAAGAAAGATAAGGCCATACTCGATCACAAACGAGGGGATCGTTGTTCATTCGAGTGCGGAGTTGTTTTAG
- a CDS encoding Htr-like protein, with protein MNKVACGIPSLDMIFNGGVRKGSLILLLGEVGSGHYEFAYTSMIALSNQKKNVCYISMTRSRDDILDEVRTSFANLEPGDIEIRDISESYFRRSQIPLSWITDNNDHTLNLLKDAGRDRELLKEIVECLDEKNVSERLVIIDSLTSLLRAYSDASDWGEFIKFLQGLQRVSKRWGGLVYLMLTSNIFEKALEEEVADVVDGVLSFRWSDTRSGARTRLMSINKFRGELSRLDEEDIVNFEVNISPYDGLSLIPIRQILGKG; from the coding sequence ATGAATAAAGTTGCATGCGGGATACCATCCCTTGATATGATCTTCAATGGCGGGGTGAGAAAAGGTTCGCTCATTCTTCTTCTTGGAGAGGTTGGAAGCGGACACTATGAGTTTGCATATACCTCGATGATTGCGCTCTCAAATCAAAAGAAGAATGTCTGCTATATCTCAATGACGAGATCTCGGGATGATATACTCGATGAGGTGCGCACATCCTTTGCAAACCTTGAACCCGGTGATATTGAGATCAGAGACATTTCGGAGTCGTATTTCAGGCGTTCACAGATCCCACTCTCATGGATTACGGATAATAATGATCATACACTGAATCTGCTCAAAGATGCAGGTCGGGATCGTGAGCTTCTAAAAGAGATTGTGGAGTGTCTTGATGAGAAGAATGTCAGTGAGCGTCTTGTCATCATCGACTCGCTCACAAGCCTGCTCAGAGCATACTCAGATGCGTCCGATTGGGGAGAGTTTATAAAATTCCTGCAGGGACTGCAGCGGGTATCGAAGCGGTGGGGTGGGCTGGTGTACCTGATGCTGACCTCAAATATCTTTGAGAAGGCACTTGAGGAGGAGGTTGCAGATGTTGTGGACGGCGTTCTCTCATTCAGATGGAGCGATACGAGATCTGGTGCGAGAACTCGCCTGATGTCCATAAATAAGTTTCGTGGAGAGCTATCAAGGCTTGATGAAGAGGATATCGTAAACTTTGAGGTGAATATATCGCCGTATGACGGGTTGAGCCTCATTCCGATCCGACAGATTTTAGGGAAGGGGTAA
- a CDS encoding signal transduction protein: MDLMALFDERWEKIMSNSTFEALLTDKFIDDLKNLSDGFDKQECFDISVNDPEKGEVAYHISLTPLKLDDGANDRRLFLLHGFDLNQIKAMEDELAASKKALEEMTLEYYLQREDLLVVSNQIENLNNHLEAVLATVPSGVAVTDSNGKIKTWNRKAEEITGYTQAEVLGKALEDLIPFNEIGMEGECTIEPKNREKAVILLNQSRLEEDNEIDAGTVVSFIDITEKKRLEEKIRVENEYLSMVLDRTPIATITADSDGRVKMINPAARELLEIEEQSESELTLSGIFKTPIEVKDGKYQRINLTRGGGVTIPIMASVSTFESENELTGVVITLTDITDLEGIIVLPSKEVTELGESRYRIDAGTIYIFDEEKPSLALEVFADGVKHGMEGLCITRMNPKKIRAKYGLENTPIIWLVKNKIPPETCLSPNELSLCFEMIDNFVKQAEKGLILIEGVEYLMTQNSFVSIHKFFQLVNDCVMPSNSSALVTLDGATLTTQEFHLIKREMEEIEVEKRIEDE, from the coding sequence ATGGATCTGATGGCTTTATTTGATGAGAGATGGGAGAAAATAATGTCGAACAGCACCTTTGAGGCACTCCTAACCGACAAATTCATTGATGATTTAAAAAATCTTTCTGATGGGTTTGATAAGCAGGAGTGCTTTGATATAAGCGTCAACGATCCTGAAAAAGGAGAGGTAGCGTATCATATCTCGCTTACACCCCTGAAACTCGATGATGGTGCGAATGACAGACGTCTCTTCCTCTTACATGGATTTGATCTCAATCAAATAAAGGCAATGGAGGACGAACTTGCAGCGAGCAAGAAGGCCCTTGAGGAGATGACACTTGAGTACTATCTCCAGCGCGAGGATCTTCTCGTCGTATCAAACCAGATTGAAAATCTCAACAATCACCTCGAAGCTGTGCTTGCAACCGTGCCATCTGGCGTGGCTGTGACAGATTCTAATGGAAAAATCAAGACCTGGAACAGGAAAGCAGAGGAGATAACAGGATACACACAGGCTGAGGTACTTGGAAAGGCTCTGGAGGATCTGATCCCATTCAATGAGATAGGGATGGAAGGGGAATGCACGATAGAGCCGAAAAATCGCGAAAAAGCTGTAATTCTTCTCAATCAAAGTAGACTGGAGGAGGATAACGAGATAGATGCAGGAACAGTCGTGAGTTTCATCGATATCACCGAGAAGAAACGACTTGAGGAAAAAATCAGGGTGGAGAACGAGTATCTATCAATGGTTCTTGACCGAACGCCGATTGCAACGATAACAGCAGATAGTGATGGCAGAGTGAAGATGATAAATCCTGCAGCAAGAGAGCTTCTTGAGATTGAGGAACAGAGCGAATCTGAGCTTACATTGTCAGGCATCTTCAAGACACCGATCGAAGTAAAAGACGGAAAGTATCAGCGGATAAATCTTACAAGAGGGGGTGGTGTAACAATCCCGATCATGGCATCGGTCTCAACATTCGAGAGTGAGAATGAGCTTACAGGGGTTGTGATAACATTAACAGATATAACCGATCTTGAGGGCATCATCGTTCTGCCATCAAAAGAGGTTACCGAGCTTGGAGAGTCGAGATACAGGATTGATGCAGGCACAATCTACATCTTCGATGAAGAAAAACCTTCGCTGGCGCTTGAAGTATTTGCAGATGGTGTAAAGCACGGTATGGAAGGGCTGTGCATCACGAGGATGAACCCTAAAAAGATAAGAGCGAAGTATGGGCTTGAGAACACCCCCATCATCTGGCTTGTGAAGAATAAGATCCCACCCGAGACCTGTCTCTCTCCGAACGAACTCTCACTATGTTTTGAGATGATCGACAATTTCGTGAAGCAGGCTGAGAAAGGATTGATCCTGATCGAGGGTGTTGAGTATCTGATGACACAGAACAGCTTCGTCTCGATCCACAAGTTCTTCCAGCTTGTGAATGACTGTGTGATGCCATCGAATTCATCTGCGCTTGTAACGCTCGATGGTGCCACGCTAACAACTCAGGAGTTTCATCTCATAAAACGAGAGATGGAGGAGATTGAGGTGGAAAAGAGGATAGAGGATGAATAA